The Coffea arabica cultivar ET-39 chromosome 8e, Coffea Arabica ET-39 HiFi, whole genome shotgun sequence genome window below encodes:
- the LOC113704708 gene encoding uncharacterized protein, producing the protein MTWTIVVTSRITHEWVSTMEILSKSVLNVKCMVTMEHDCVFSAYYGDFVRFKVRYRNSAIYRPQMNGAVEATNKNLKKIIRKITEAHRDWYEKLPSALMAYRTTIRTSTGATPYSYVWNRKAVLPVEVEIPSIRILMEAQIEEAEWVRECHEQLSLIDEKKLNAVCHGQCYQRRMARAYNKRLNLVYLKMEIRS; encoded by the exons ATGACTTGGACGATAGTTGTCACGAGCAGGATCACACATGAATGGGTATCTACTATGGAGATTTTGTCAAAAAGTGTGTTAAATGTCAAATGCATggttactatggagcatgattgtgtaTTTTCGGCTTACTATGGAGATTTTGTCAGG TTTAAGGTCAGATatcgaaattctgcaatttataGGCCTCAAATGAATGGAGCCGTGGAAGCTACaaataagaatttgaagaagatcaTTCGTAAGATAACTGAAGCACACCGGGATTGGTATGAGAAACTGCCTTCTGCATTGATGGCGTACAGAACTACGATCAGGACTTCTACTGGAGCAACTCCTTACTCTTATGTTTGGAATAGAA AAGCAGTATTGCCTGTAGAAGTTGAAATCCCTTCCATACGCATTCTGATGGAAGCTCAAATAGAAGAAGCTGAATGGGTCAGAGAATGCCATGAGCAATTGTCTCTAATTGATGAAAAGAAGTTGAATGCCGTCTGTCATGGACAATGTTATCAACGAAGAATGGCTCGTGCTTATAACAAAAGGTTAAACCTCGTTTATTTGAAGATGGAGATAAGGTCTTGA